From a single Lactococcus allomyrinae genomic region:
- a CDS encoding adenylate kinase, whose product MKIILIGSSGSGKSTLTRELSVLTESSVLHLDRVFHATTQQPREVLRQTTRSFIASHESWIIDGNYGSTLDERIPFADVIIWLKVPRPTAVMRVVKRSVKARWLGQKRQDMASEFVEKWDKEYLEFLKFVWNFPKTEFPQIEENLTKFDAWDKVVILKNRKDKAKYLTTLQKIQKIK is encoded by the coding sequence ATGAAAATTATACTTATCGGAAGTTCGGGCAGCGGAAAATCCACACTGACAAGGGAGCTGTCAGTGCTGACAGAAAGTTCAGTCTTGCATTTGGATAGAGTTTTTCACGCTACCACTCAACAACCGCGCGAAGTTTTGCGCCAGACGACACGATCGTTTATCGCCAGTCATGAGTCTTGGATTATTGATGGGAACTATGGCTCTACTTTGGATGAGCGGATTCCTTTTGCCGATGTCATCATCTGGCTAAAAGTGCCTCGGCCAACAGCTGTGATGCGCGTGGTTAAGCGCTCGGTAAAGGCTCGGTGGCTTGGGCAAAAACGGCAGGATATGGCCTCAGAGTTCGTTGAGAAATGGGATAAGGAATATCTCGAATTTTTGAAATTTGTTTGGAATTTTCCTAAGACAGAGTTTCCACAAATTGAAGAAAATTTAACAAAATTTGATGCTTGGGACAAGGTGGTTATTTTGAAAAATCGAAAAGACAAGGCAAAATATTTAACTACTTTGCAAAAAATTCAAAAGATAAAATGA
- a CDS encoding VOC family protein, whose protein sequence is MKLDTYGLFVKNLAVMVPFYCENLGFTTEWDGNPDHADLFDKVTGFRLMLSQRNFIEELLGRKTVEFDLNMRMEQAFLVGSHSEVDEKFVAFKLAGIKIISEPVTYPWGQRAFYFADPEGNLSEIFAE, encoded by the coding sequence ATGAAATTAGATACATACGGACTTTTTGTCAAGAACTTGGCAGTGATGGTTCCTTTTTACTGTGAAAATCTCGGTTTTACAACAGAATGGGATGGAAATCCTGACCACGCAGACTTATTTGATAAGGTGACAGGTTTTCGCTTGATGCTTTCTCAACGAAATTTTATTGAGGAGTTATTGGGGAGGAAAACAGTTGAGTTTGATTTAAATATGCGGATGGAACAAGCATTTTTGGTTGGTTCTCATTCCGAAGTTGATGAAAAATTTGTAGCATTTAAATTGGCGGGCATCAAAATAATTTCGGAACCCGTCACTTATCCGTGGGGACAACGTGCCTTTTATTTCGCTGACCCAGAGGGAAATTTGAGCGAGATTTTTGCAGAATAG
- a CDS encoding transcriptional regulator, translating into MRNGKEVDKAIAQALHDLRNQKGNRTLESQWILRQLGDEELTKEVKSLSVVALHILSSLKEKDLTGVELASHLEVTRGAITRAAGNLTAYHFVKIYQLDADKKKIFYQLTDKGRKVAAVHDKMHEKIDEIFNERIFLKYTENEKQVILGFLTDVDAVDDLLNKML; encoded by the coding sequence ATGAGAAATGGAAAAGAAGTGGATAAAGCAATCGCTCAGGCTTTGCATGATTTGCGTAATCAGAAAGGAAATCGAACGCTTGAATCGCAGTGGATTTTGCGGCAATTAGGTGATGAAGAGTTGACAAAAGAAGTAAAAAGCTTATCTGTTGTGGCACTTCATATCTTGTCTAGCTTGAAAGAAAAGGATTTGACTGGTGTTGAGCTGGCAAGTCATTTGGAGGTCACGCGTGGAGCGATTACACGTGCTGCTGGAAATCTGACAGCATATCATTTTGTTAAAATTTATCAGCTTGATGCGGATAAAAAGAAAATTTTTTATCAGTTGACAGATAAGGGGCGCAAAGTCGCTGCTGTTCATGATAAAATGCATGAGAAGATTGATGAGATTTTCAATGAACGAATTTTTTTGAAATATACGGAAAATGAAAAGCAAGTGATTTTAGGGTTTTTGACGGATGTTGATGCAGTAGATGACTTGTTGAATAAGATGTTATGA
- a CDS encoding divergent PAP2 family protein, protein MQFFTQIAENHILWTAIVSWALAQIIKILIDLIRFHKLDWQLLFATGGMPSSHSSLVTALATSVGLEYGFNSALFAIATVFAFVVMYDAQGIRRQAGHQAHFINIILENLGVNIDKDLKELLGHTPIQVGGGAILGVIVALILK, encoded by the coding sequence ATGCAATTTTTCACGCAAATCGCAGAGAATCACATTTTATGGACAGCAATCGTCAGTTGGGCTTTGGCCCAAATCATAAAAATTTTAATTGACTTAATTCGTTTTCATAAGTTAGATTGGCAGCTTCTTTTTGCGACTGGTGGAATGCCTAGCTCTCATAGTAGTCTAGTCACTGCTTTAGCGACATCTGTCGGATTGGAATACGGCTTTAACTCTGCACTCTTTGCGATTGCAACGGTTTTCGCTTTTGTCGTCATGTATGATGCTCAAGGAATCCGCAGGCAAGCTGGTCACCAAGCTCATTTCATCAATATAATTTTGGAAAATCTTGGTGTCAATATTGACAAGGACTTAAAAGAATTACTTGGACACACTCCTATTCAAGTTGGAGGTGGTGCTATTTTAGGTGTTATTGTTGCCCTGATTTTGAAGTGA
- the rnmV gene encoding ribonuclease M5, producing MIEKQRINKVIVVEGRDDTANLKRYFDCDTYETGGSSIDEEDVERLKKLHEKRGIVVFTDPDFQGERIRKIIMQAIPTAEHAFLNRDEARPKGKGSLGVEHAKFDNLQKALTGVLGGKSLLTENLSALTQIDLMKFGLVMGVASRRRREFLCEQLRIGYANGKQLLKRLNMFDISFEEVEKVMNGFDETIK from the coding sequence GTGATTGAAAAACAAAGAATAAATAAGGTCATCGTCGTTGAAGGACGTGATGATACAGCAAATCTTAAAAGATATTTTGATTGTGATACGTATGAGACGGGTGGAAGTTCGATTGATGAAGAAGACGTTGAACGTCTCAAAAAATTGCATGAAAAACGAGGAATTGTTGTCTTTACTGACCCAGATTTTCAGGGGGAGAGAATTCGTAAAATCATCATGCAGGCGATTCCAACCGCAGAGCACGCTTTTTTAAATCGTGACGAAGCGCGTCCTAAAGGAAAAGGTTCACTTGGTGTTGAACACGCCAAGTTTGACAATCTTCAAAAGGCGCTGACAGGAGTGTTAGGCGGTAAAAGTTTACTGACAGAAAATCTGTCAGCACTGACACAAATAGATTTGATGAAATTTGGCTTGGTGATGGGTGTTGCTAGCCGTCGTCGTCGTGAATTTCTTTGTGAACAACTACGGATTGGCTATGCTAATGGTAAGCAATTGCTTAAACGTTTGAATATGTTTGACATTAGCTTTGAAGAGGTAGAAAAAGTGATGAACGGATTTGATGAAACCATCAAATAA